Proteins encoded within one genomic window of Deltaproteobacteria bacterium:
- the cysQ gene encoding 3'(2'),5'-bisphosphate nucleotidase CysQ, which yields MDTQDRNFLLKECVETALEAGEAVLGVYASDFNVELKDDKSPVTEADTAANAIITGRLFKHSPHPVITEEGATIPYQVRKSWKRFWLVDPLDGTKEFVKRNGEFTVNIALMENGAPVLGAVYVPVKRACYFGGPGIGAYRLEASGVSFGSMDEMLKASVKLPCVSKGERVKIVASRSHMSKETAEYLEAARKLHGDVDTVNAGSSFKFCLIAEGSADIYPRFGPTMEWDTAAGQAVAEGAGAEVLDYSTKKPLVYNKEDLKNPWFIVKRKDVKAW from the coding sequence ATGGATACGCAGGACAGGAATTTTCTTTTAAAGGAGTGCGTTGAAACAGCGCTCGAGGCGGGGGAGGCAGTGCTTGGCGTATACGCCTCTGACTTTAATGTCGAGCTAAAGGACGACAAATCCCCTGTTACCGAGGCTGACACTGCTGCCAACGCCATAATAACCGGGCGGCTTTTCAAGCACTCGCCGCACCCTGTTATTACAGAGGAAGGCGCAACCATTCCCTATCAGGTGAGAAAGTCGTGGAAGCGGTTCTGGCTCGTGGACCCTTTGGACGGCACAAAGGAGTTTGTTAAGCGTAACGGAGAGTTCACGGTGAACATAGCTCTTATGGAGAACGGAGCTCCTGTGCTTGGCGCGGTATACGTTCCCGTCAAGAGGGCCTGCTACTTTGGCGGCCCGGGTATCGGCGCATACAGGCTTGAGGCAAGCGGCGTTTCGTTTGGCTCAATGGATGAGATGCTTAAGGCATCGGTAAAGCTTCCGTGCGTTTCAAAGGGCGAGAGAGTGAAGATAGTTGCCAGCAGGTCGCACATGTCAAAGGAGACTGCCGAGTATCTCGAAGCGGCAAGGAAGCTCCACGGCGATGTGGACACTGTGAACGCAGGGAGTTCTTTCAAGTTCTGCCTCATTGCAGAGGGCTCTGCCGACATATATCCGCGCTTTGGCCCGACAATGGAATGGGATACTGCCGCAGGCCAGGCAGTGGCAGAAGGCGCCGGCGCGGAGGTTCTTGACTATTCAACAAAGAAGCCGCTTGTATACAACAAAGAAGACTTGAAAAACCCGTGGTTCATAGTGAAGCGAAAGGACGTGAAGGCGTGGTAG
- a CDS encoding 2-oxoacid:acceptor oxidoreductase subunit alpha, giving the protein MAEKRKKVFMQGNEACAEGALYAGCTFFGGYPITPSTEVAEVLSRRLPPIGGKWIQMEDEIGGISATIGGAIAGHKALTATSGPGLSLKQEGLGYACMAEIPCVVVNVMRGGPSTGYPTGPGQSDIMQAKWGTHGDHPVITLTPASVPEILTETVRAFNLAEKYRTPVFVFYDEIVGHMREAVTIPLPGDLEVVNRAKPTCKPEDYLPYDTKFEVPPLAPFGTGYRFHITGLNHKDDGFPTNDGATIQEGIKRLIRKIDNNLKDIEKNEEYMTDDAEIVIFAFGSTARSAKFAAAKAREKGRKVGVLRPITMWPFPEAAVRKLAKNARAFIVPELNLGMMRYEVERCAEGADIVPINRVDGEPIKPQQIIDEIEKLSK; this is encoded by the coding sequence ATGGCCGAAAAAAGAAAGAAAGTTTTCATGCAGGGCAATGAGGCGTGCGCCGAGGGCGCGTTGTACGCCGGATGCACCTTCTTTGGCGGTTATCCCATAACGCCGTCAACCGAAGTAGCCGAGGTTTTATCGAGAAGGCTTCCTCCGATTGGCGGTAAATGGATACAGATGGAGGACGAAATCGGCGGCATAAGCGCAACAATTGGCGGCGCAATCGCCGGGCATAAGGCACTCACCGCAACAAGCGGCCCAGGACTGTCGCTTAAGCAGGAAGGCCTTGGTTATGCTTGTATGGCAGAGATACCCTGCGTTGTCGTAAATGTCATGAGGGGCGGCCCTTCCACAGGCTACCCGACCGGCCCAGGACAGTCAGACATCATGCAGGCAAAGTGGGGCACGCACGGAGACCATCCGGTAATCACGCTTACTCCTGCGTCTGTTCCGGAGATCCTTACAGAGACGGTAAGGGCATTTAACCTTGCAGAAAAGTACAGGACACCTGTGTTCGTATTCTACGATGAAATAGTCGGCCACATGAGAGAGGCGGTCACAATACCGCTTCCCGGAGACCTTGAGGTCGTAAACAGGGCAAAGCCGACCTGTAAGCCCGAGGATTACCTTCCCTATGACACGAAGTTCGAGGTGCCGCCGCTTGCCCCGTTTGGCACGGGGTACCGCTTCCACATAACGGGCCTTAATCATAAGGACGACGGCTTCCCCACAAACGACGGCGCGACCATTCAGGAAGGCATCAAGCGTCTCATAAGGAAGATAGACAACAACTTAAAGGACATCGAGAAGAACGAAGAGTACATGACCGATGACGCCGAAATCGTGATTTTCGCATTCGGCTCGACCGCAAGGAGCGCCAAGTTCGCTGCAGCAAAGGCCAGGGAAAAGGGCAGGAAGGTAGGAGTACTAAGGCCCATCACCATGTGGCCGTTCCCGGAGGCAGCGGTTAGAAAGCTTGCGAAGAACGCAAGGGCCTTTATCGTTCCAGAGCTTAATCTTGGCATGATGCGCTACGAGGTAGAGAGGTGCGCAGAAGGCGCGGATATCGTTCCAATCAACCGCGTTGACGGCGAGCCCATAAAGCCGCAGCAGATAATAGACGAGATAGAGAAGCTCTCGAAGTAA
- a CDS encoding 2-oxoacid:acceptor oxidoreductase family protein produces the protein MERYEMRFSGSGGQGMILAGIIMAEAACIYGDKNAVQSQSYGPESRGGASRAEVVISGGSIDYPKATAIDCMLAMTQVACTSYHKDIKDSGILLIDSDEVKELPAGKKHKIYSFPITETARVELGKTIVANILALGLITELTGIVPKEAITEAVLSRVPVAFKELNQKALEIGFAKGKELKAKG, from the coding sequence ATGGAAAGATACGAAATGCGTTTTAGCGGTTCCGGCGGACAGGGCATGATACTTGCCGGCATCATCATGGCAGAGGCTGCCTGCATATACGGCGATAAGAATGCCGTGCAGAGCCAGTCCTACGGCCCTGAATCAAGGGGAGGCGCAAGCAGAGCAGAGGTCGTCATAAGCGGCGGCTCGATAGACTACCCAAAGGCAACTGCCATAGATTGCATGCTCGCAATGACGCAGGTCGCGTGCACGAGCTACCATAAAGACATAAAGGACTCGGGCATCCTTTTAATAGATTCCGACGAGGTTAAGGAGCTTCCGGCAGGGAAAAAGCACAAGATATACTCCTTCCCCATAACCGAGACCGCAAGGGTGGAGCTTGGCAAGACCATAGTCGCGAATATACTCGCTCTAGGGCTTATAACCGAGCTTACGGGCATTGTGCCGAAAGAGGCCATAACCGAGGCAGTTCTCTCGAGGGTCCCGGTTGCATTCAAGGAGCTTAACCAGAAGGCCCTTGAGATAGGCTTTGCAAAGGGTAAGGAGCTTAAGGCAAAGGGCTAA
- a CDS encoding MFS transporter has translation MAADTGKKMSWGDLLSFGRADIVALHKTWFAFFLTFFVWFNMAPLATTIVQASGLTMAHMKVLAICNVALTVPARVLVGIISDRLGPRKTFTIVMIVMAIPCFVFAFATDFTQMMVARLILSMVGTGFVVGIHMTSLWFTPRDMGFAQGVEAGLGNWGSSIAAIVMPIVALNIIGGTMGWRYAIALSGVVMLLYGIYYWFAITDGPPGTVRPKSRKAPAIEVSTWLDLVNAILWTIPVVGVLAVLVWRIKGMNFISAEAATIAYIVIALVVIYQIIQLLRVNVPILKKGVPEDDRYRFTDVGALCLCYVATFGAELGVISMLPAFFQKTFALTPQYAGLSASLFAFLNFFSRALGGWISDRMSSRRNAMLLYLAGCTVTFGLMGLIGASWPLALAILVTLACAMFVTGGCGTTFALVPMVKRRVTGQISGYVGAYGNVGAVLYLTVYTFVSDSQFFLFIGATGLATLIFCFFFLKEPAGAFATEHKLSSVDKELMGGH, from the coding sequence ATGGCTGCAGACACTGGCAAAAAAATGAGTTGGGGCGACCTGCTAAGTTTTGGAAGGGCCGACATCGTGGCCCTCCATAAGACGTGGTTCGCCTTCTTCCTCACGTTCTTCGTATGGTTCAACATGGCTCCGCTGGCAACGACAATAGTCCAGGCCTCGGGGCTCACGATGGCGCACATGAAGGTGCTCGCCATCTGCAACGTGGCGCTTACGGTCCCTGCGAGGGTTCTCGTCGGCATAATTTCCGACAGGCTTGGGCCGCGTAAAACATTTACCATCGTCATGATAGTAATGGCAATACCGTGCTTCGTCTTCGCCTTCGCAACCGACTTCACACAGATGATGGTTGCGCGTCTTATCCTCAGCATGGTCGGCACTGGCTTTGTCGTCGGAATCCATATGACCTCTCTCTGGTTTACTCCCCGCGACATGGGCTTTGCCCAGGGTGTTGAGGCGGGACTTGGAAACTGGGGTTCGTCCATAGCCGCAATCGTCATGCCTATTGTCGCCCTCAACATCATCGGCGGCACCATGGGCTGGAGATACGCCATAGCGCTCTCCGGCGTTGTAATGCTCCTCTACGGAATCTACTACTGGTTCGCAATAACCGACGGCCCTCCCGGCACCGTGCGTCCGAAATCCAGGAAGGCCCCGGCAATAGAGGTAAGCACCTGGCTCGACCTGGTAAACGCCATCCTGTGGACAATCCCTGTCGTCGGCGTGCTCGCGGTCCTCGTCTGGAGGATCAAGGGTATGAACTTCATAAGCGCCGAGGCCGCAACCATAGCCTACATAGTCATAGCGCTCGTGGTCATATACCAGATAATACAGCTCCTCAGGGTGAACGTGCCGATACTCAAGAAGGGCGTTCCCGAGGACGACAGATACCGCTTTACCGACGTTGGCGCGCTCTGTCTCTGCTACGTCGCAACATTCGGCGCCGAACTCGGCGTCATATCAATGCTTCCGGCATTCTTCCAGAAGACCTTCGCGCTCACGCCCCAGTACGCAGGGCTTAGCGCGTCGCTATTCGCGTTCCTGAACTTCTTCTCAAGGGCGCTTGGCGGCTGGATATCCGACAGAATGAGCTCGAGGCGTAACGCGATGCTCCTCTATCTCGCCGGCTGCACCGTTACATTCGGTCTCATGGGCCTCATCGGCGCTTCATGGCCGCTTGCGCTGGCAATCCTCGTAACCCTTGCCTGCGCCATGTTCGTCACCGGCGGTTGCGGCACGACCTTCGCGCTCGTTCCCATGGTAAAGCGCAGGGTCACGGGCCAGATATCTGGCTACGTCGGAGCTTACGGAAACGTCGGAGCGGTTCTTTACCTGACGGTCTACACCTTCGTCTCCGACAGCCAGTTCTTCCTATTTATCGGAGCAACCGGCCTTGCCACCCTCATCTTCTGCTTCTTCTTCTTGAAGGAGCCGGCAGGCGCCTTCGCAACGGAGCACAAGCTCTCGAGCGTCGATAAAGAGCTGATGGGCGGGCACTAA
- a CDS encoding diacylglycerol kinase family lipid kinase encodes MKVRFIINPAAGSGAGAEVVADSISEALGTETGFFEVKASRFRGDAHELAKEAVRNGYDTVFAMGGDGTINEVASALVSTNTALGIIPAGSGNGLARALKIPFNKINAVKVLKTGIVRSIDAGQMNDRYFFSTAGAGFDAVVSSKYAEWAKTYKKRGILPYVPITFAAYFGYKPGIVKIKHDGGVIECSPLMLTVANTREFGGNAVIAPKAVPDDGLLDLCLVEGVGFFGTLFCGIKLLRGTIDSSKHYRAIKTSFVEVEREGASPAQIDGEAFFAPAKLSFKVLPGALKVWTPA; translated from the coding sequence TTGAAGGTAAGGTTCATAATAAACCCAGCTGCAGGCTCAGGAGCCGGCGCCGAGGTGGTGGCTGACTCGATAAGCGAGGCCCTTGGCACGGAGACAGGGTTCTTCGAGGTCAAGGCCAGCAGGTTTAGAGGCGATGCCCACGAGCTTGCAAAAGAGGCCGTTAGAAATGGCTACGATACTGTCTTTGCCATGGGTGGGGACGGGACCATTAACGAGGTCGCCTCTGCCCTTGTTTCGACCAATACCGCCCTTGGCATAATACCCGCAGGCTCGGGTAACGGCCTTGCAAGGGCTTTGAAGATACCTTTTAACAAGATAAATGCCGTTAAGGTCTTAAAGACCGGCATTGTCCGTTCCATAGACGCAGGGCAGATGAACGACAGGTATTTTTTCTCGACCGCCGGAGCAGGGTTCGACGCGGTCGTTAGCTCCAAGTACGCGGAGTGGGCAAAGACGTACAAGAAGCGCGGCATACTGCCGTACGTGCCAATCACCTTTGCCGCGTATTTTGGTTATAAGCCAGGAATTGTGAAGATAAAGCACGACGGCGGGGTAATAGAGTGTAGCCCTCTTATGTTAACGGTTGCAAACACGAGAGAGTTTGGCGGTAATGCCGTAATCGCGCCAAAGGCCGTGCCAGACGACGGGCTACTTGACCTCTGCCTTGTCGAGGGTGTCGGGTTCTTTGGCACATTGTTTTGCGGCATAAAGCTGCTACGCGGCACGATAGATTCTTCAAAGCACTACCGCGCGATAAAGACTTCCTTTGTAGAGGTCGAGAGAGAGGGCGCTTCCCCGGCGCAGATAGACGGCGAGGCGTTCTTTGCCCCGGCAAAGCTCTCGTTTAAGGTGCTTCCAGGGGCGCTTAAAGTATGGACTCCGGCGTAG
- a CDS encoding CoB--CoM heterodisulfide reductase iron-sulfur subunit B family protein, translating into MKLRYAYYPGCASKEMTREADKTTRAVASAFGIELMDMPRANCCGAGLVGDFDPLLSLSLNARIFSEAERMGVDILTICSTCLMIMRSANLKLKTDASLLNEVNEVLKEAGLTYRATVEVTHLLNVLHKEVGAAEVAKHVKRPLNGLKVAPFYGCHTLRPSSALGHDDPEKPESLEDLIKAVGAEPVEYSGKTKCCGFQSDLVSPDTAIRMTATRLIDAKDSGAVCVVTPCPFCHINLDNYQSQAEKKAGRKINLPVFHLAQLIGASLGLGAKDMGLERHLVNLEELLY; encoded by the coding sequence ATGAAATTACGTTACGCATACTATCCGGGCTGCGCGTCCAAGGAAATGACGAGAGAGGCCGACAAAACCACCAGGGCCGTTGCCTCTGCCTTTGGCATCGAGCTCATGGATATGCCGAGAGCCAACTGCTGCGGCGCAGGGCTTGTTGGCGACTTTGACCCGCTTCTTTCCCTCTCCCTTAATGCGCGTATATTCTCAGAGGCAGAGAGAATGGGCGTTGATATCCTTACCATCTGCTCTACATGCCTTATGATAATGCGTTCCGCGAACTTGAAGCTTAAGACAGACGCTTCGCTACTAAATGAGGTAAACGAGGTGCTAAAGGAGGCAGGGCTTACCTATCGCGCAACTGTCGAGGTAACGCACCTTCTAAACGTCCTTCATAAAGAGGTTGGCGCTGCAGAGGTTGCAAAGCACGTGAAGCGGCCGTTGAACGGCTTGAAGGTCGCTCCGTTTTACGGCTGCCATACCTTACGGCCGTCTTCTGCGCTTGGGCACGACGACCCGGAGAAGCCCGAGTCTCTAGAAGATTTAATCAAGGCCGTTGGCGCAGAGCCTGTCGAGTACTCGGGTAAGACAAAGTGCTGCGGCTTTCAGTCGGATTTGGTAAGTCCTGATACTGCCATACGCATGACAGCTACAAGGCTCATTGACGCAAAGGACTCGGGCGCTGTGTGTGTTGTAACTCCGTGCCCGTTTTGCCATATCAATCTCGACAACTACCAGTCCCAGGCAGAGAAAAAGGCCGGGAGAAAGATCAATCTTCCTGTGTTCCACCTTGCGCAGCTCATCGGCGCTTCCCTTGGCCTTGGCGCAAAGGACATGGGCCTTGAGCGCCACCTCGTAAACCTCGAAGAGCTTCTTTATTAG
- a CDS encoding 4Fe-4S binding protein, protein MTEAAKKLPRIVINEKRCKGCSICVDFCPTNVLEMKGALVTVVNLEACTRCQLCDLRCPDFAIQVFD, encoded by the coding sequence ATGACCGAGGCGGCAAAGAAACTACCGAGGATAGTGATAAACGAAAAACGGTGCAAGGGATGCAGCATCTGCGTTGACTTCTGCCCAACGAACGTCCTTGAGATGAAGGGCGCTCTGGTGACGGTTGTTAACCTCGAGGCCTGCACAAGGTGCCAGCTCTGCGACCTTCGGTGCCCTGACTTCGCAATACAGGTCTTTGACTGA
- the sucD gene encoding succinate--CoA ligase subunit alpha has protein sequence MSILVNKNTKVICQGITGEQGTFHTRQMVQYGTKMVGGVTPGKGGTDMDGIPVFNTVAEAKKKTGANASVIYVPAAFAADAIMEAVDADIELVICITEGIPVMDMVAVKRFMQGRNSRLVGPNCPGVITPDECKIGIMPGHIHKKGNVGIVSRSGTLTYEAVDQVTRLGLGQSTCVGIGGDPVNGTNFIDVLELFEKDKDTHAVIMIGEIGGSAEEEAAEFIKKNVKKPVIGYIAGATAPKGKRMGHAGAIIAGGKGTADEKYEAMARAGMKTTRTPADIGKTLVEAIKK, from the coding sequence ATGAGCATACTCGTTAATAAGAATACAAAGGTAATATGCCAGGGCATCACCGGAGAGCAGGGCACCTTCCATACCCGACAGATGGTCCAGTACGGGACAAAGATGGTTGGCGGGGTAACGCCCGGTAAGGGCGGGACAGATATGGACGGCATCCCGGTCTTTAATACCGTTGCCGAGGCAAAGAAGAAAACCGGCGCGAACGCTTCCGTTATATATGTCCCTGCGGCTTTTGCAGCAGACGCAATCATGGAGGCAGTTGACGCGGATATAGAGCTTGTAATCTGTATCACAGAAGGCATCCCGGTAATGGACATGGTCGCTGTAAAGCGTTTCATGCAGGGCCGTAATTCAAGGCTCGTTGGCCCGAACTGCCCGGGCGTTATTACCCCGGATGAATGTAAAATCGGCATCATGCCCGGTCACATCCATAAGAAGGGTAACGTAGGCATAGTATCGAGGAGCGGCACTCTTACATACGAGGCGGTTGACCAGGTTACGAGGCTTGGGCTCGGGCAGTCGACATGCGTGGGCATAGGCGGAGATCCTGTAAACGGGACCAATTTTATAGACGTGCTCGAGCTTTTTGAAAAGGACAAGGACACTCACGCCGTGATAATGATAGGCGAGATAGGAGGGAGCGCGGAGGAAGAGGCAGCGGAGTTCATAAAGAAGAACGTTAAGAAGCCTGTCATCGGATATATCGCCGGCGCAACCGCTCCGAAGGGCAAAAGGATGGGTCACGCAGGCGCTATCATAGCAGGCGGCAAGGGCACGGCTGATGAGAAGTACGAGGCAATGGCAAGGGCCGGAATGAAGACCACAAGGACCCCTGCAGACATAGGCAAAACACTTGTAGAGGCAATCAAAAAGTGA
- a CDS encoding FAD-dependent oxidoreductase: MVRHDVIIIGAGLAGMRAAIECVRAGLNVAVVSKVHPVRSHSVAAQGGINAAIGSADSWEAHAFDTVKGSDYLGDQDAIETFCKEGPLNIQELEEMGAIFDRDDSGNIAQRPFGGAGFPRTCYLADRTGHALLHVMFEQLLKHGAFLYNEWHVTDIVKVDGAVAGVIALEIETGKLHRLSSSAVIVATGGYGRVFASTSNALSSTGDGMALALDVGAPLMDMEFVQFHPTTLKRTGLLMTEGARGEGGYLINSLGERFMSKYAPSKLELASRDVVSRAEQTEISEGRGVDGCVLLDLRHLGAEKIMERLPQIREIAINFAGVDPIEAPIPIRPGMHYSMGGIMTDVDCKTPIPGLFASGEAACVSVHGANRLGGNSLLEAIVFGRRSGISAARYARDKSPAGFPEDAFDAAAARVARLIGNKGGESPARILSEARDAMSMHAGVFRDEALLTEGLKKMRSLKERHKNVTLTDKGDCFNTELLSAIELGCILELSEVILLGALNRKESRGSHARKDFPKRDDINWLKHTIVSRDGSGYKISYKDVSITKYKPEERKY; encoded by the coding sequence ATGGTCAGACACGATGTCATAATAATAGGCGCGGGGCTTGCCGGCATGAGGGCGGCGATTGAGTGCGTGAGGGCAGGCTTGAATGTGGCCGTAGTGTCCAAGGTGCACCCTGTAAGGAGCCACTCCGTTGCAGCGCAGGGCGGCATCAACGCCGCAATCGGAAGCGCGGACTCGTGGGAGGCCCATGCCTTTGATACGGTAAAGGGCAGCGATTACTTGGGCGACCAGGACGCAATAGAGACCTTTTGCAAGGAAGGCCCGCTAAATATTCAGGAATTAGAAGAGATGGGCGCGATATTCGATAGAGACGATTCGGGCAACATCGCGCAGCGCCCTTTCGGAGGCGCCGGGTTCCCCCGTACCTGCTACCTTGCCGACAGGACAGGGCACGCGCTGCTGCATGTCATGTTCGAGCAGCTTTTGAAGCACGGGGCCTTCCTTTATAATGAGTGGCACGTTACGGATATCGTCAAGGTCGACGGCGCTGTGGCAGGCGTCATAGCCCTTGAGATAGAAACAGGCAAGCTCCACAGGCTTTCTTCTTCGGCGGTGATAGTCGCAACCGGCGGCTATGGACGCGTCTTTGCCTCCACATCCAATGCGCTAAGCTCAACGGGCGACGGCATGGCCCTTGCCCTCGACGTGGGTGCGCCCCTGATGGACATGGAGTTCGTTCAGTTCCACCCGACCACCCTTAAGCGCACGGGGCTCCTGATGACCGAGGGCGCGCGCGGCGAGGGCGGCTACCTTATAAACTCGCTTGGCGAGAGGTTCATGTCAAAGTACGCTCCATCTAAATTGGAGCTTGCAAGCAGAGACGTCGTATCCCGTGCCGAGCAGACCGAGATAAGCGAAGGCAGAGGCGTTGACGGATGCGTGTTACTAGATCTGCGCCACCTTGGCGCGGAAAAAATAATGGAAAGGCTTCCCCAGATACGGGAAATTGCTATAAACTTCGCGGGCGTTGACCCCATAGAAGCCCCTATTCCCATAAGGCCGGGCATGCATTACTCCATGGGCGGCATAATGACGGACGTTGACTGTAAGACACCTATCCCCGGGCTCTTTGCCTCCGGAGAGGCAGCGTGCGTTAGCGTACACGGCGCTAACAGGCTTGGCGGGAACTCGCTACTCGAGGCGATAGTGTTCGGACGCCGCTCCGGAATAAGCGCTGCCAGGTATGCAAGGGATAAATCGCCCGCAGGGTTCCCGGAAGATGCCTTTGATGCTGCGGCCGCAAGGGTCGCGAGGCTTATCGGAAATAAAGGCGGCGAAAGCCCGGCAAGGATACTTAGCGAGGCGCGCGATGCGATGAGCATGCATGCCGGGGTGTTTCGTGACGAGGCCTTGCTTACAGAGGGGCTAAAGAAGATGCGCAGCTTAAAAGAGCGGCATAAAAACGTCACGCTTACCGATAAAGGCGACTGTTTCAACACAGAACTTCTTAGCGCAATCGAGCTTGGCTGCATACTCGAGCTCTCGGAGGTAATACTTCTTGGCGCGCTAAACAGGAAGGAAAGCAGGGGCTCTCACGCAAGAAAGGATTTTCCAAAGCGTGACGACATTAACTGGCTTAAGCATACGATTGTAAGCCGTGATGGTTCCGGTTACAAGATAAGTTATAAAGACGTTTCGATAACAAAGTATAAGCCCGAGGAGAGGAAGTACTAA
- a CDS encoding succinate dehydrogenase/fumarate reductase iron-sulfur subunit: MQVKLLIKRCDPSRREVCEPFLEAFTIEAAEGMTVLEALIEISETKDATLAFRRSCRSAICGSCAVKINGFPKLACSTQVLMEYKKHGRLTIEPLGNHAVIKDLVVDMGPYWEKMEKITPYLTPGDSDGGECRAVKMKKEEKARIDDSQKCIMCASCNSSCNALEIDRHYLGPAALAKAWRFVGDAREGHAGKRLETLSLNHGVWDCVRCVHCTEYCPKDVKPLEAIEKLRAEAMKEGFTDNHGAKHVESMLDSIKRVGRLDEAAMSFKTLGLLKSFGMIPFGIRMGMHGKAPHPIVFPSIEGIEEVRKIYEVVERKRRKEKAEK; encoded by the coding sequence ATGCAGGTAAAGCTCCTCATAAAAAGATGTGACCCGTCGAGGCGCGAGGTGTGCGAGCCGTTTCTCGAGGCCTTTACAATAGAGGCCGCGGAGGGCATGACAGTGCTCGAGGCCTTAATCGAGATAAGCGAGACAAAGGACGCTACCCTTGCCTTCAGGCGTTCGTGCCGCTCGGCAATATGCGGAAGCTGTGCCGTGAAAATCAACGGTTTCCCCAAGCTTGCGTGCTCGACACAGGTGCTTATGGAATATAAAAAGCACGGACGTTTGACAATCGAGCCACTTGGCAACCATGCTGTTATAAAAGACCTTGTTGTTGACATGGGCCCTTACTGGGAAAAGATGGAGAAGATTACGCCCTATCTTACGCCCGGGGATAGTGACGGCGGCGAGTGCCGTGCCGTAAAGATGAAGAAAGAGGAGAAGGCGCGTATAGACGACTCGCAAAAGTGCATCATGTGCGCCTCGTGCAATTCGAGCTGCAATGCCCTCGAAATAGACCGGCATTACCTTGGCCCCGCGGCCCTTGCAAAGGCGTGGCGGTTTGTTGGGGATGCAAGGGAAGGGCACGCCGGCAAAAGGCTTGAAACGCTAAGCCTTAATCATGGCGTGTGGGATTGCGTGCGTTGCGTTCATTGCACAGAGTATTGCCCAAAGGACGTAAAACCTCTTGAGGCAATAGAGAAGCTTCGGGCAGAGGCCATGAAAGAGGGCTTCACTGACAACCACGGGGCAAAGCATGTAGAGTCAATGCTCGATTCCATAAAGAGGGTAGGTCGTCTTGACGAGGCTGCGATGAGCTTTAAAACGCTTGGGCTTCTTAAGTCCTTTGGCATGATACCGTTTGGCATAAGGATGGGCATGCACGGCAAGGCTCCGCACCCGATTGTATTTCCTTCGATAGAAGGTATTGAAGAAGTCCGTAAGATTTATGAGGTGGTGGAGAGGAAGAGGCGGAAGGAAAAGGCGGAGAAGTGA